A region of Leclercia adecarboxylata DNA encodes the following proteins:
- the panM gene encoding aspartate 1-decarboxylase autocleavage activator PanM, translating into MKLTIHRLENFSDQDHIDLNKIWPEYSPSSLNVDDTHRIYAARFNERLLGAVRVTLSGTQGALDSLRVREVTRRRGVGQYLIEEVIRDNPSVASWWMADVGVEDRGVMAAFMQALGFTAQSNGWEKR; encoded by the coding sequence ATGAAACTGACCATCCACCGTCTGGAGAACTTTAGCGACCAGGATCATATCGACCTCAACAAGATCTGGCCGGAATATTCCCCCTCCTCCCTCAACGTTGACGACACCCACCGTATTTATGCTGCGCGCTTTAACGAGCGGCTGTTAGGCGCGGTGCGGGTAACGCTGAGCGGGACGCAAGGGGCGCTGGATTCCCTGCGCGTGCGCGAAGTCACCCGCCGTCGCGGCGTGGGGCAATATTTGATTGAGGAAGTGATTCGCGACAACCCGAGCGTGGCCTCGTGGTGGATGGCGGACGTCGGCGTGGAAGACAGGGGCGTGATGGCGGCCTTTATGCAGGCGCTGGGGTTCACGGCGCAAAGTAATGGTTGGGAGAAGCGTTAA
- a CDS encoding branched-chain amino acid ABC transporter substrate-binding protein: MNMKGKALLAGCIALAFSTMAQADIKVAVVGAMSGPVAQYGDQEFTGAEQAVADINAKGGIKGEKLQIVKYDDACDPKQAVAVANKVVNDGIKYVIGHLCSSSTQPASDIYEDEGILMITPAATAPELTSRGYKMVMRTTGLDSDQGPTAAKYIVDKVKPKRIAIVHDKQQYGEGLARSVQDNLKKSNANVVFFDGITAGEKDFSTLVARLKKENIDFVYYGGYHPEMGQILRQSRAAGLKTQFMGPEGVANVSLSNIAGESAEGLLVTKPKNYDQVPANKPIVDAIKAKKQDPSGAFVWTTYAALQTLQAGLNQSAEPAEIATWLKANSVETVMGPLSWDEKGDLKGFEFGVFDWHANGTATDAK, encoded by the coding sequence ATGAATATGAAGGGTAAAGCCTTACTGGCAGGATGTATCGCGCTGGCATTCAGCACTATGGCTCAGGCGGATATCAAAGTGGCCGTGGTTGGCGCCATGTCCGGTCCGGTAGCGCAGTACGGCGACCAGGAATTTACTGGTGCAGAGCAGGCGGTTGCCGACATTAATGCCAAGGGCGGAATCAAAGGCGAAAAGCTGCAGATCGTAAAATATGATGATGCCTGTGACCCGAAACAAGCGGTTGCGGTTGCCAACAAAGTGGTGAATGACGGCATCAAATATGTTATCGGCCACCTGTGCTCCTCTTCCACACAGCCAGCGTCTGACATCTACGAAGACGAAGGCATTCTGATGATCACCCCTGCCGCCACCGCGCCGGAGCTGACTTCCCGTGGCTATAAGATGGTGATGCGTACCACCGGTCTGGACTCCGACCAGGGCCCAACTGCGGCGAAATACATCGTCGATAAAGTGAAGCCGAAGCGTATCGCAATCGTTCATGACAAACAGCAGTACGGTGAAGGCCTGGCGCGTTCCGTGCAGGACAACCTGAAAAAATCTAACGCCAACGTGGTGTTCTTCGACGGTATCACCGCCGGTGAGAAAGACTTCTCTACCCTGGTGGCGCGCCTGAAGAAAGAGAACATCGATTTCGTTTACTACGGTGGCTACCATCCGGAGATGGGCCAGATCCTGCGTCAGTCTCGTGCGGCCGGTCTGAAAACCCAGTTCATGGGTCCGGAAGGCGTTGCGAACGTCTCCCTGTCTAACATCGCCGGTGAATCTGCTGAAGGTCTGCTGGTGACCAAGCCGAAGAACTACGACCAGGTTCCTGCGAACAAACCTATCGTAGATGCCATCAAGGCGAAGAAACAGGATCCAAGCGGTGCTTTCGTATGGACCACCTACGCTGCGCTGCAAACCCTGCAGGCGGGCCTGAATCAGTCAGCTGAACCGGCTGAAATCGCCACCTGGCTGAAAGCGAACTCCGTTGAAACCGTAATGGGGCCGCTGTCCTGGGATGAGAAGGGTGACCTGAAAGGCTTCGAGTTTGGTGTATTCGACTGGCATGCTAACGGTACAGCGACCGACGCCAAATAA
- the livK gene encoding high-affinity branched-chain amino acid ABC transporter substrate-binding protein LivK, producing MKRNAKALLAGMVALAVSQAAMAEDIKVAVVGALSGPVAQWGDMEFNGARQAIKDINAKGGIKGDKLVAVEYDDACDPKQAVAVANKIVNDGIQYVIGHLCSSSTQPASDIYEDEGILMITPGATNPELTQRGYQYIMRTAGLDSSQGPTAAKYILESVKPQRIAIIHDKQQYGEGLARSVQDGLKKGGANVVFFDGITAGEKDFSALLARLQKENIDFVYYGGYYPEMGQMLRQARSIGLKTQFMGPEGVGNASLSNIAGDAGEGMLVTMPKRYDQDPANSAIVNALKAEKKDASGPYVWITYAAVQSLATAMDRTGSKAPQDLIKDLKAHGADTVIGPLNWDEKGDLKGFEFGVFKWHADGSSSVAK from the coding sequence ATGAAAAGGAACGCGAAAGCATTACTCGCGGGAATGGTTGCACTGGCAGTTTCACAGGCGGCCATGGCGGAAGATATTAAAGTTGCCGTAGTAGGTGCGTTGTCCGGCCCTGTTGCCCAATGGGGTGATATGGAGTTCAATGGCGCGCGCCAGGCAATTAAAGACATCAACGCCAAAGGCGGCATCAAAGGCGACAAACTGGTTGCCGTGGAATATGACGATGCCTGCGACCCGAAACAGGCCGTTGCCGTTGCTAACAAAATTGTTAACGATGGCATTCAGTATGTGATTGGCCATCTCTGCTCCTCCTCCACCCAGCCAGCGTCCGATATCTACGAGGACGAAGGCATTCTGATGATCACGCCGGGCGCCACTAACCCGGAACTGACCCAGCGCGGCTATCAGTACATCATGCGTACCGCCGGGCTCGACTCGTCTCAGGGGCCGACCGCGGCGAAGTACATCCTCGAAAGCGTTAAGCCGCAGCGTATTGCCATCATTCACGATAAGCAGCAGTACGGCGAAGGGCTGGCCCGCTCCGTCCAGGACGGCCTGAAGAAAGGCGGCGCTAACGTGGTCTTCTTCGACGGCATTACCGCGGGCGAAAAAGACTTCTCCGCGCTGCTGGCGCGACTGCAAAAAGAGAATATTGACTTCGTTTACTACGGCGGCTACTACCCGGAAATGGGGCAGATGCTGCGCCAGGCGCGTTCTATCGGCCTGAAAACCCAGTTTATGGGGCCGGAAGGGGTGGGTAACGCCTCGCTGTCGAACATTGCGGGCGATGCGGGCGAAGGCATGCTGGTGACGATGCCAAAACGCTATGACCAGGATCCGGCGAACAGCGCTATCGTGAACGCGCTGAAAGCCGAGAAGAAAGACGCAAGTGGTCCTTACGTCTGGATCACCTATGCCGCCGTACAGTCTCTGGCCACCGCCATGGATCGTACCGGCAGCAAAGCGCCGCAGGATCTGATTAAAGATTTAAAAGCACACGGGGCAGATACCGTGATTGGGCCGCTGAACTGGGATGAGAAAGGCGATCTGAAGGGATTTGAGTTTGGTGTCTTTAAGTGGCACGCCGACGGGTCATCCTCGGTCGCCAAATAA
- a CDS encoding high-affinity branched-chain amino acid ABC transporter permease LivM produces the protein MKPMHFAMALLSAAMFFLLAGVFMGVQLQLSGTKLVVDSASDIRWQWVFVGTAVVFFFQLLRPLFQKALKNVSGPKFVLPAIDGSTVKQKLFLVALLVAAVAWPFVVSRGTVDIATLTMIYVILGLGLNVVVGLSGLLVLGYGGFYAIGAYTFALLNHYYGLGFWTCLPLAGLVSAAAGFLLGFPVLRLRGDYLAIVTLGFGEIVRILLLNNTEVTGGPNGISQIPKPTFFGLEFSRSAREGGWDTFSNFFGVKYDPSDRVIWLYLVALLLVVITLFVINRLLRMPLGRAWEALREDEIACRSLGLNPTRIKLTAFTISAAFAGFAGTLFAARQGFVSPESFTFAESAFVLAIVVLGGMGSQFAVILAAILLVVSRELMRDFNEYSMLMLGGLMVLMMIWRPQGLLPMTRPQLKLKNGQAKGEQA, from the coding sequence ATGAAACCGATGCATTTTGCGATGGCGCTGCTTTCTGCGGCGATGTTCTTCCTGCTGGCGGGCGTCTTTATGGGCGTGCAGCTGCAGCTGAGCGGCACAAAGCTGGTGGTGGATTCCGCCTCTGATATCCGCTGGCAGTGGGTGTTTGTCGGCACCGCGGTGGTCTTCTTCTTCCAGCTGCTGCGTCCGCTGTTCCAGAAGGCGCTGAAAAACGTCTCCGGGCCGAAGTTTGTTCTGCCGGCGATTGACGGCTCGACCGTTAAACAGAAGCTGTTCCTGGTGGCACTGCTGGTGGCTGCCGTGGCGTGGCCGTTCGTGGTCTCGCGCGGGACGGTGGACATCGCCACCCTGACCATGATTTACGTCATTCTGGGCCTCGGCCTGAACGTGGTGGTAGGTCTGTCTGGCCTGCTGGTGCTGGGCTACGGCGGCTTCTACGCCATCGGCGCGTATACTTTTGCCCTGTTGAACCACTATTACGGTCTCGGCTTCTGGACCTGTCTGCCGTTGGCGGGGCTGGTCTCTGCGGCGGCGGGCTTCCTGCTCGGCTTCCCGGTGCTGCGCCTGCGCGGTGACTATCTGGCGATTGTGACCTTAGGCTTCGGCGAAATCGTCCGTATCCTGCTGCTCAACAATACCGAAGTGACCGGCGGCCCGAACGGTATCAGCCAGATCCCAAAACCGACCTTCTTCGGTCTGGAGTTCAGCCGTTCCGCCCGTGAAGGCGGCTGGGATACCTTCAGCAACTTCTTCGGCGTGAAGTACGATCCGTCCGACCGCGTGATCTGGCTCTACCTGGTGGCGCTGCTGCTGGTGGTCATCACCCTGTTCGTGATTAACCGCCTGCTGCGCATGCCGCTGGGACGTGCGTGGGAAGCGCTGCGTGAAGATGAGATCGCCTGTCGCTCTCTGGGCCTGAACCCGACCCGCATCAAGCTGACCGCCTTTACCATCAGCGCCGCGTTTGCCGGTTTTGCCGGAACGCTGTTTGCCGCGCGCCAGGGCTTCGTCAGCCCGGAATCCTTTACCTTTGCGGAATCCGCATTCGTGCTGGCTATCGTGGTGCTCGGCGGGATGGGCTCGCAGTTTGCCGTTATTCTCGCGGCCATCCTGCTGGTGGTCTCCCGTGAGCTGATGCGCGACTTTAACGAGTACAGCATGCTGATGCTCGGTGGTTTGATGGTACTGATGATGATCTGGCGTCCGCAGGGCTTGCTGCCGATGACCCGTCCACAGCTGAAACTGAAAAACGGGCAAGCGAAAGGAGAGCAGGCATGA
- the livG gene encoding high-affinity branched-chain amino acid ABC transporter ATP-binding protein LivG has translation MSQPLLSVNGLMMRFGGLLAVNNVSLDLHQKEIVSLIGPNGAGKTTVFNCLTGFYKPTGGTIMLRDQHLEGLPGQQIARMGVVRTFQHVRLFREMTVIENLLVAQHQQLKTGLFSGLLKTPAFRRAQDEALDRAATWLDRIGLLQHANRQASNLAYGDQRRLEIIRCMVTQPEILMLDEPAAGLNPKETKELDELIVELRNHHDTTILLIEHDMKLVMGISDRIYVVNQGTPLANGTPEEIRNNPDVIRAYLGEA, from the coding sequence ATGAGTCAGCCATTATTATCCGTTAACGGCCTGATGATGCGTTTTGGCGGCCTGCTGGCGGTCAACAATGTGTCTCTGGATCTGCATCAAAAAGAGATTGTTTCGCTGATCGGCCCGAATGGTGCCGGTAAAACCACGGTCTTTAACTGCCTGACCGGTTTCTACAAACCGACGGGCGGCACCATCATGCTGCGCGACCAGCACCTGGAAGGGCTGCCGGGCCAGCAGATTGCCCGCATGGGCGTGGTGCGTACCTTCCAGCACGTGCGTCTGTTCCGCGAGATGACGGTGATCGAGAACCTGCTGGTGGCGCAACATCAGCAGCTGAAAACCGGGCTCTTCTCCGGCCTGCTGAAAACCCCGGCGTTTCGCCGTGCCCAGGATGAAGCTTTAGATCGCGCCGCCACCTGGCTCGACCGTATCGGCCTGCTGCAGCACGCTAACCGTCAGGCCAGCAACCTGGCCTACGGTGACCAGCGTCGTCTGGAGATTATCCGCTGCATGGTGACTCAGCCGGAGATCCTGATGCTCGACGAACCGGCGGCAGGGCTTAACCCGAAAGAGACCAAAGAGCTGGACGAGCTGATTGTCGAGCTGCGTAACCATCACGACACCACCATCCTGCTGATTGAGCATGATATGAAGCTGGTGATGGGCATTTCGGATCGTATTTACGTGGTGAACCAGGGCACGCCGCTGGCGAACGGGACGCCGGAAGAGATCCGCAACAACCCGGACGTGATCCGCGCTTATCTGGGTGAGGCATAA
- the livH gene encoding high-affinity branched-chain amino acid ABC transporter permease LivH, producing MSEQFLYFLQQMFNGVTLGSTYALIAIGYTMVYGIIGMINFAHGEVYMIGSYVSFMIIAALMMMGIDSSWLLVAAGFVGAIVIASAYGWSIERVAYRPVRSSKRLIALISAIGMSIFLQNYVSLTEGSRDVALPSLFNGQWIVGASENFSASITTMQLVIWIVTFLAMLALTLFIRYSRMGRACRACAEDLKMASLLGINTDRVIALTFVIGAAMAAVAGVLLGQFYGVINPYIGFMAGMKAFTAAVLGGIGSIPGAMIGGLILGVAEALSSAYLSTEYKDVVSFALLILVLLVMPTGILGRPEVEKV from the coding sequence ATGTCCGAGCAGTTTCTCTATTTTCTGCAGCAGATGTTTAACGGCGTTACGCTGGGAAGCACCTATGCACTGATCGCCATCGGCTACACGATGGTGTATGGCATTATCGGCATGATCAACTTCGCCCACGGCGAGGTGTATATGATCGGCAGTTATGTCTCCTTTATGATTATCGCCGCACTGATGATGATGGGGATCGACAGCAGCTGGCTGCTGGTGGCCGCCGGATTTGTCGGGGCGATTGTCATTGCCAGCGCCTACGGCTGGAGTATCGAACGGGTGGCCTATCGCCCGGTGCGTAGCTCCAAGCGTCTGATTGCGCTGATCTCCGCGATTGGTATGTCCATCTTCCTGCAGAACTACGTCAGCCTGACCGAAGGGTCCCGCGACGTGGCGCTGCCAAGCCTGTTTAACGGCCAGTGGATTGTAGGTGCCAGCGAGAACTTCTCGGCGTCGATTACCACCATGCAGCTGGTGATCTGGATTGTGACCTTCCTCGCCATGCTGGCGCTGACCCTGTTTATCCGCTACTCCCGTATGGGCCGCGCCTGCCGCGCCTGTGCGGAAGATCTGAAAATGGCGAGCCTGCTCGGCATCAACACCGACCGCGTGATCGCCCTGACCTTCGTGATTGGTGCGGCGATGGCGGCCGTCGCGGGTGTTCTGCTCGGCCAGTTCTACGGCGTGATCAACCCGTACATCGGCTTTATGGCCGGGATGAAAGCCTTCACCGCAGCGGTACTGGGCGGTATCGGCAGCATTCCGGGCGCGATGATCGGCGGCCTGATTCTGGGCGTGGCCGAAGCGCTCTCCTCTGCTTACCTGAGTACCGAATATAAAGATGTGGTGTCATTTGCCCTGCTGATTCTGGTTCTGCTGGTTATGCCTACCGGTATTCTGGGTCGTCCGGAGGTAGAGAAAGTATGA